One part of the Dermacentor silvarum isolate Dsil-2018 chromosome 6, BIME_Dsil_1.4, whole genome shotgun sequence genome encodes these proteins:
- the LOC125946463 gene encoding uncharacterized protein LOC125946463, producing the protein MASKLQKKDNEEPRSLQISLYVTPPSHLETTSDAAASSSRLLSLPRAPAERAAQSMGPVAAATNRDRAESEAGVPVQVKWALLYLCIATLAILAAGFYVLASGQTQHSLLPLGWLPNDTSDFDGTTTLHSAGRGGRHDEEASSSAQPSYMITARENVAAVKATNEDEGAQFGGSSSSYLYSTTPARDSYSRTAVNRLTRLRS; encoded by the exons ATGGCGTCCAAGCTGCAGAAGAAAGATAATGAAGAGCCGAGGTCTCTCCAGATCAGTCTGTACGTCACGCCTCCCTCACATCTGGAGACCACGTCCGATGCAGCAGCAAGCTCCAGTAGACTCCTGTCTCTTCCCCGCG CACCCGCTGAGAGGGCAGCCCAATCGATGGGCCCGGTGGCAGCAGCAACGAACCGCGACCGGGCCGAGAGCGAAGCTGGTGTGCCCGTGCAGGTCAAGTGGGCACTGCTCTACCTGTGCATTGCCACCCTGGCCATCTTGGCAGCGGGATTCTACGTGCTTGCATCAGGGCAGACGCAACACAGCCTGCTGCCGCTGGGATGGCTTCCCAACGACACCAGCGACTTCGACGGCACTACGACGTTGCACAGTGCGGGCCGCGGGGGGCGCCACGACGAGGAGGCGTCCTCGAGCGCTCAGCCGTCGTACATGATTACCGCACGCGAGAACGTGGCCGCCGTCAAGGCGACTAACGAAGACGAGGGCGCCCAGTTTGGTGGCTCGAGTTCGAGCTACCTCTATAGCACCACGCCCGCGCGGGATAGCTATTCGCGTACAGCTGTTAACCGATTGACGCGGTTGCGCAGTTGA